The region AGACGGCCTTCACCTGGGCCGTCAACCCCAGCGGTGGCGGCGGCTGCACCAGCCCCGGCCAGAAACTCGGCAACCCCGGCTTCGAGACCGGCAGCGCCTCGCCATGGAGCATGACCGCGGGTGTGCTCAACAGCGACACGGTCTCCGAGCCGTCCCACTCCGGTAGCTGGGACGCGTGGCTCGACGGCTACGGCTCCACCCACACCGACACCCTCGCCCAGACGGTGACCACCCCGGCCGGGTGCAGCGCCAACTTCAGCTTCTACCTGCACATCGACACCGCCGAGACCACCACGACCGCGGCCCACGACACCCTCACGGTCCAGGTCCTGAACAGCAGCGGCACCGTGCTCGCCACCCTGGCCACCTACTCGAACCTCAACGCGGCCGGCGGCTACCAGCAGCACTCCTTCGACCTGTCCAGCTACGCCGGGCAGAGCGTCACCCTGAAGTTCACCGGCACCGAGAACGCGTCCCTGCAGACCAGTTTCGTCATCGACGACACCGCACTCAACGCCTCGTGAACAACGCGGGACCCGTGATTCACGGGTCCTGACCCCGAGGGGCTCCCTGCCGCCCGAGCGCAAGGGAGCCCCCCAAGTGTCCGTGACCGGCGGTCAAGTGGACAGCAGCGGAGCGCTACGTCAGCGACCAGACCTGGTTCGGCCGGGTCCCGCCGCCGTAGCAGTCCCAGATCTGCAACAGCGCGCCGTTGCCCGACCCGGCGGCGTCCAGGCACTTGCCCGACTGCGGATTGGTGACCGTGCCGTCGGCGTTGAACTGCCACTGCTGCGCGCCGGTGCCGTTGCAGCTCCAGAGCCGGACCTGGGTGCCGTCGGCGGTGCCGCCGCCGGCCACGTCGAGGCATTTGCCGCTCTGCGGGTTGACCACCGTGCCGGCGGTCGAGGTCCAGTTCTGGTTCCAGGCGCCGCTGCAGTCCCACAGCTGGACCGGCGTGCCGTCCGCGGTGCCCAGGCCCTGGAGGTCCGCGCAGCGCCCGCTGCCCTGGCCGACGAGCGTGCCCGAGGTGCCGCCGGAGCCGTTGGGGTCGAAGGAGAAGGAGTTCACCGCCAGGCCGGGGCCGCCGACCCAGGGCTCGAAGCCGAACTGCACGCTGGTCAGGTACCAGGAGGGCTGCAGCCAGCCGCTGTTGATCGAGTCGTCGGTGAAGTCCTTGATGTTCACCGTGATCGCGTTGGTGGGCTGCTGGCGCACGTAGGAGACGGTGTTCCAGGCCGGACTGCTGCCCTGACGGCCGTACCACACGTCCCAGTTGGCGCCCTCGAGATAGACGGTGCCGACCTTCGTACCGAACGGCGTCGACGGCCCAAAGTGGTTGGCCCAGATCATCAGCTCCTCGCCGTCGTTCTGCCCTGCGGGGTTGGGGTTGGTGTCGAACCAGATGTCGTAGGAGGCATCGAAGTCGCCGGGCGCGGTCGTGAAGTCCACGCTGGACTGCGGGTTGGCGAACGCCGACACCTGCAGCGGCAGGCCGTCGCCGGTGGAGCAGTTGCCGTAGTGGCAGCCCGCGTAGATCGACGGATAGGCCGCCGGGGCGCCGCTGGTGCTCACGTTGTGGTTGCCGGTGGTGACGGTGAAACCGTCGTCGCCGACGTTGATGCACTGCTGGATCGAGTCGCCCCACTCGTTGTTCTGGACGATGTACTTGCCGCCCGACACGGTGGCGGTGCCGAACTGGTCGCAGATCGTGCTGTCCGCCGAAGCCGGCGCCGCGCCGGCCGGCGACAGGGTGCTCAGCAGCAGCGCGGCGAGGAGCGCTGCAACGAATCCGGGCACCTGACGCAGTCGGAAGAGGGAACTGAACACGGTGGTCCATGCCTTTCACTTGGGGGAGTGCTCCCACGAGCGCTCCCGGCCGCTTGCGCACGGGGCCCCGCCGCTCGAGGGGGTGGGCGGCGGAGCCGGGTGTTGAGCTGATGAAACGTCAGCTCGGTAGTTTCCATTGCTGGTTGGCGTTTGTGGAGCAGTCCCAGATCTGGGCCTGGGTGCCGGGGGTGGTGGACCAGCCGGAGTCGTCGAGGCACTTGCCCGACTGCGGGTTGTAGAGGGAGCCGTTGGACTGGGGCATCCAGACCTGGGCGCCGGTGTTGTTGCAGGTGTAGAGGTCGACGGTGGTGCCGTCCGCGGTGCCGCCGCCGTTGACGTCCAGGCATTTGCCCAGGACCCGCAGGGTGTTGCCGGCCTGGTTGACGGTCCATTGCTGGGCGGTGGTGCCGTTGCAGGTGTAGACCTGGATGGGGTTGAGGTCGGCGGTGCTCGCGGCGCGGTCGTCCAGGCAGAGCCCGCCGTAGCCGACGATCGGGCCGGTGGCTCCACCG is a window of Kitasatospora kifunensis DNA encoding:
- a CDS encoding GH12 family glycosyl hydrolase domain-containing protein; its protein translation is MPGFVAALLAALLLSTLSPAGAAPASADSTICDQFGTATVSGGKYIVQNNEWGDSIQQCINVGDDGFTVTTGNHNVSTSGAPAAYPSIYAGCHYGNCSTGDGLPLQVSAFANPQSSVDFTTAPGDFDASYDIWFDTNPNPAGQNDGEELMIWANHFGPSTPFGTKVGTVYLEGANWDVWYGRQGSSPAWNTVSYVRQQPTNAITVNIKDFTDDSINSGWLQPSWYLTSVQFGFEPWVGGPGLAVNSFSFDPNGSGGTSGTLVGQGSGRCADLQGLGTADGTPVQLWDCSGAWNQNWTSTAGTVVNPQSGKCLDVAGGGTADGTQVRLWSCNGTGAQQWQFNADGTVTNPQSGKCLDAAGSGNGALLQIWDCYGGGTRPNQVWSLT